CTTGATCCGGACTTCTACTACTAGTTTGATTAGTACCTCTACCACTTGAATCAATTTGGATAGAATACATGTGAATATAGGTTTGTTCGACTGCCTGAATAAGGTAGTgaaagaatttaaatttttaaaaaatctcacgtaaaataaaatgtacaatgaaaTACGTCTATCATTAATATTTGGATAATAATATCTAAAcgacttttctttttagaatAACTTTCAATATCTGAAATCTAGTGgctaaattaatttaaatttgcatAGAAAATATTAGTTTCTAAAGAGTAAAATTTGGGGGAAATTTGGCAAATAGTAACGTCCatataatttgttattatttggcaaataacccaaaatttcaaaaactagaaaaaattagtatttgggtcaaatctcattatttggaattttttaaaaatttaaattctacaccaaatttttatattttacaaaagcaccctctatagtagttgtttgcgttgtattacataatttttcacGTAAACTTACCAAAGTAGTGATGTaatattcagtgaatatgaaagtgatgatatggttattgatgaaaatgatgaacaatcgaCTCAGGATAACAAAGTCATGTgctttgtctacttcacgatgtatgGAATGATGTTTGTTGCACTCACTCCGAACTATCATATTTCTCCAGTGTCATGAACaatacttgttatttgttgcaacgaagatcAAATTGACTTGTTATTCAAAcctatggttagttttgatagtttttaaaacttatggatataaatcatatttcctaaaaaaagtgaaatatatttctcaaatactatgaccaaacacatggtgaaattttaCCCAAATTTTAACACgaataatatttgccaaaagCATTTAGAAATCTATGATCAAACGCTAGCTTAGTTATCCGAAGCACATTAACCTAAGTGTCATGTAAAATCATTAATAGAGAAAGTGTTTTTTATCGAAAAATTTTTCATTCTTAAGGCTTAATTTGAGATATCTGTTTTGAATAAACTTATAAgtcaaaagttgaaaaaattaacttttgactttttaacttatttttgtttttttacatcaaagtaattgattttaaaaaaattgaatcaatacTAGATAAATACTCCCGAAATGAGCAAGGAAAATGAGAGTTGCTCAAAAATCCATAGTCCCTACTTCCGTAATTTCAAGATGAATAGAAGGGTAAAATTTAAAGGAAGAAGTAATCTCCTTATACAACCTGTCACCCATATTTACAGGTTGGCAATGCATTGCCCTATGCTGCTATGATGCCAAATAACAAACTCTTTAATTCAAAAGTCAcctctttattttcctttttaccatttccccttcttcttgttttaattttttcaataaataaaaatgttgacGTGGCTTCCTGGTTCATTACTCGAGAGTACAATTTTATTATCACCTCCTATTTATACCTTCCATTCCCCCATTTTTCTCTCCTCCAGTCTTCTCTAACAAGTTTTCTTCCCTCTCCACTGAATCCAAATCGGATCTACCAAAAATGGGTATTTGCAGTTCCTGTGAATCAACATCTATTGCTACAGCAAAATTGATACTACAAGACGGAAGATTACAAGAGTTTCCTTATCCAGTAAAGGCTTCCTACCTGTTACAGAAAGATCCGTCAATATTCATATGTAATTCCGACGAAATGGATTTCGGAGATGTGGTTTCCGCCATAAGCGCCGATGAGGAGCTTCAACCCGGTCAACTATACTTTGCGTTGCCGTTAAGCAAACTGAAACGTAGGCTTAAGGCGGAGGAAATGGCAGCATTAGCTGTAAAAGCTAGTTCTGCATTGAACAATTGTGGCGGTGAGAAATACGGTTGTCGCCGTAAAGGTTCAGATTTCTTAGTagaaaaaaaggggaaaaggaGAGATAATAACGATTCCGCCGCCGCCGCTGCGGAATTGAGAAGAGCGAGGAGTACTGGTGGTAGTG
The Solanum stenotomum isolate F172 chromosome 12, ASM1918654v1, whole genome shotgun sequence DNA segment above includes these coding regions:
- the LOC125847759 gene encoding uncharacterized protein LOC125847759 — encoded protein: MGICSSCESTSIATAKLILQDGRLQEFPYPVKASYLLQKDPSIFICNSDEMDFGDVVSAISADEELQPGQLYFALPLSKLKRRLKAEEMAALAVKASSALNNCGGEKYGCRRKGSDFLVEKKGKRRDNNDSAAAAAELRRARSTGGSGRRGKFTARLTAIPE